aaataaaggaaaaaagaaacaatatcCGCGTCCCACCGAAGATGACTCGCGCAGAGAGAAGAAAGAACGAACAATTTTAGCTtcaaacacacacaaacacatcgtcatcatcttcatcactcTCCGACACTTGAAACTCTCATGTTGTTCCTCTAGAAACCTCTTCCGCACCACCGTGGAATTTTCCTGCTCCTTTTGCACAAAACACACACTCTGCTTCTATTATAATTCATGCTTGTCCTTGTCCTTGTCCTTGTGCTGGTTTTTTTCTAGATAGGGTTTGCACTTTTTAATCAGAACTAGCCAAGACCAGGTACAGAAAGTACTgtgttagttaaaaaaaaaaaaactttcatcaATTATTATCAACTTTATTCGGTAGTGTAGCCTTGTAGGTGAACTATGTGTCAGGATTTTGAAGTTTGATTCTCTTTTATATTGATTGAATAGTTGTGTGTAGAAACTAGAAAGGTTAGTGATTATTATTGAGTCAATGGAAGGTGTTGATCAGAGTAATATGAATCGAAATAGTTGTGTATTTggttcatcttcatcttcatcatcaggGGGTGCTCTTAGACCCCCAAATCGATTGAATAGTAATGTTATGCTTATTAATCAAATGGGTGTTACTGAGAACCAGAAACCCTATGGTATACCACCCTCACACCCTAATACCAATATTTCACCTTCATCAGCTTATCCTCAGTTTTTTGCCTCCCAATCCCAATCCAATTCGGTTTCCCAGCGTTTGAGTTCTCCCAATTTGAGTCCTGCTTCGTCCCATTCCAGGTCTTTGTCTCAgccctcttttttctctctggATTCCTTGCCCCCATTGAGTCCTTCCCCTTATAAAGAACCTTCCTTTTCTGACTCAATTTCGACTGATGTGTCTGCTGAGGAAAGCTTGGCTAACTCTCATGCCCCCTTGCCGAATCGTGGCCACGCTCTTCAGCTTGGCCATTCTCTTCCTCCTCGTAAAGGACATAGGCGCTCTAGCAGTGATTCCCCTTTAGGAATTGCTGATTTTATTCAGTCTGTCCCTCAGTCTGTTTCCTCTAAGACTTGGAGCGACCGTGAAAATTTGGCTTCTAGGGGAGGGAACTCTGGTTTTGAGAAGCCGATTCAGTTAGTGTTAAAGGAACCAATGAAGGATATGGACTGCGTTGATGGCTTTGGTGGAGAACCTATGGTTGGGAGGAAAGAGGATGATGCACTGGATGATTTGTTTAGTGCATATATGAATTTGGACAATATTGATGGCCTGAATTTTTCTGGTATGGAAGACAAGGATTTGGATAGCAGAACTAGTGGTTCAAAAACAGTTGAGAGCAGTGATAATGAAGTTGAGAGTCATGCATATGGCAAAGTGATTGGTGCTCAAGGGGCTATTTCACGCTGTTCTGAAGAGAGGAGGGAAGGAGTGAAGAGGAGTTCTAATGGAGACGTTGCACCTGGTTCCCGACACCGGAGAAGTTTCTCATTGGACAGCTCCATAGGAAATTTTCATATTGGAGATGAATTGCCTAAGCTTCCTCCTTCGCAGAACCGATTTGGTCAACACTCGCCTAGCAGTTCAATAGATGGTAAGACATCTGAAACAAGCATGGAGTTTGGAAATGGTGAATTCAGCTCAGAGGAGCTAAAGAAAATAAAGGAGAACGATAAACTTGCTGAAATTGCCATGGCTGATCCTAAGCGTGCAAAAAGGTAATAATAGTCTTCTCTTTGACTGTCTTtatgtccctttcttttttgtggtaaAAAACTAAGGCTGTGAAATATTTTTCTAGGATTTTGGCTAATCGTCTATCAGCTGCTCGCTCAAAAGAGAGGAAGATGCGGTACATTTCTGAATTAGAGCTCAAAGTTCAAACACTTCAGACTGAGACAACCACATTGTCTACTCAGTTTACCAAATTACAGGTGTGTACATTCTGAGTTGAGCCAATATTCCTTTTTCTTCagtttttcaattatattttattgtgatGAAAAATGTTTGCTTCTAGCATTCGtttattcttttctctcttttcttttgttttgcttgTCTACAGATGAATAATTCAGAGCTTAAAAGTGAGAATAATGAGTACAAATTAAGGATTCAAGCCTTGGAACAGCAGTCCCAACTGAAAGATGGTATGGATATGCATTTTTCATCTACTTTGTGTATTAGCTCAAATCTGCTTTAGCTTGTTCCACCCTATAAAGTGTGAACTTTGTCAATTTTATTCAGAAATAACTTGTATTTATGATCTGCTTCAATGATGTCTTATTTTCATTTAGTAAATGAATTTTGTGTGATAACTAGGTTTACTGTATGGCATTTTTTGAATGTGTATTCGCAAATTAATCAAACTTGTGCTGGCTCTCATAATCTAAATGGCTgatgttaattaactaaaacTCGAGTGACTTTCTATCCAATTTTTTGATCTCTGCACAACTGTGCCTCTGAAATCTACCTGTCTGATCTAGGAATTTGATTTCATGTTGGCAAATGCTTGTAAATTTGGAACCCAAGTACATTTGCACTAGTACCATGTTTTTCTGAAGTTCTCGTTTGCACAGCCTCTTTAAAACTGTATATGAAAAAATGTCAGTGTAATTTTGCCTACATAGATGGTGTCACTTAAATGCTCTTAATTgccaaaatagaaagaaaaggagagaaattGAGATTGGGAATGGAACTCTGATAGTCAAGGTTCAAATGTTCTTTTTCTTGTATATGCTAAAATAATAGAACTCTTTATATTTGATGTTTTGATACTTAATGGAAAATAGTCAAAAACTACACTGACCATCATTGTGACCACAAAACTTCTGTTGTTTTCATGCCTAATTCCTTTATCATCTGTGACTTCTTTACCAGATGTTTCTTTGTTAGTGCAATTATACACTGTAAACTTGTATCTCCAAGACCAAGACATTGGCAATATGTTTTTAGCAGCTTGAACTTGTAACTCAGAATATGTATCTCCATTTCATCATCCTCTCCCTTCCAAAATGAACTGTACTGCCTTGTTTTTGGCCTGGAGATGAATACTTCAGCTGTGCAATCAATCATTTGTGTGCTTATTTTTGGCAGCTCTGAATGAGACCTTGGATGCTGAAGTGCGGCGTTTAAGATGCACGGTCGCAGAACTTGGTGGAGAGTCTCTTCTCTCAAGTCGCATGGCTCAACAGCTTGCTATTAGCCAACAAGTGTTTCAGTTAAAGGAACAGCAGCACCCTAACCAGCTTAGACATGTTCAAGTGCACAATACCCATTCCCAGGAGCAGACACAGACTCAGTCTCAGCGCCACAATGGCAAAGCTACTGCTTACTGATTACATTGATTGTACATAAGTATTCTACTACCATGTATACTCAATGTTTGTGATATGAATCAGAATAGGATATTGCATGGCCAAgctcaaggaaaaaaaagactCGATTCCAAGTGATGACCTgttaacaaaagaaaagttcAAAAGATACAAGAGGCAAAAGGAGTTCATGTGAAGGCAATTCTTATCTAATAAGGTTGTAGTTCGACTTGTGCAAGCCCAAGGATATGATTATATGAAGACTCAAAATAAAGTGTAGAATTGTTGATTTTATTGCCTaagttttttagttattatttgtAAATCTAATGGTGATTTGAGATAGATTTCATTAGGATTTATgattgattttattaagatttgtttaattttttttaaattttgtttcttctattAAAATGAGGATTCTATCATTTATTAGGATTTACTATTATTACTTATTAGGATTTGTTTCTTGTTATTaggatttattttctattttttctgtttCCCATATACAGGAGTTTGTGTTTGAATTTAAATGAAAGTGATATGAGTTTGAGTTTAAATGAAATATGAGCTTTCATCTTGCTTATGTAATTTAAgttgaatttgaataaaatgagtttctctatttatgattttataaggCAATTTGTGAGTATCAAAATCTTAAGAATTATTATtcacttatttatattttaagtatgatgtcaatatttattttttaaaaaatgaaacctaTTTTCTAAACTTGAATTTTTCAATTtggttcttgtttgttttcgtATTTGTATCAACTCGCCCtaagttttttcatttttttttcttcaatgtttCACCCATCTATATTTGGAATGAGTTTCCATCCTAGTCATTCTTGTCACCCTTACCATCTTGAATgagcaataatttttttatgcatgaatGAACAATAATTTAGCATATACGATGTGATTATTATCTGAAAATTGTCTCCCTCGTGTCTATCCAACCGATATGATTATTGTGTTATGGTCAATTTTGGTTTATAAATAGTTAATCATAATTAGACATTTCAATAATCTTATGACATTATTAATCACTTGTAAGATAAAGTTAATCATAAAGCTAGACGATCATACgtttaaagtgtttttttaatagtggtacaaaaatacaaatataattaatattttcaattttattaacatatttctatctttttaccttttttatctcattgttatttttttgtcatgtattatttttttattctctttttagttttacaataaatttgtaaaataataaaaaattcagtGAAATCAATGGTATAATTGATGAAATAATAGTTAACAtcgtcttttaaaaaaattgacacttGATAAGAGcaaaaaatagtattatacTTTTCAATAAAGTCAGCTAAGATTTCATTGTACtaaagaatatttttctttttgatactTAAGGACACGTCTATTTACACAAAGAATAAgacttattaaataatttcaattttaaataaataaaattttatttaaaggtCCTTTTAATCTATCAACGCTATCTTATTTCgcgtaataaaaatattcaaaaacaaatataaagctAGAAAAGAATTAATTACTTCTTCGCGTATGTTTATTTCCGCTCCATTTTACAAAAGATcaacttttatttgtttaacatgtttatttaaacattgaaaaataatctgaaaaagttaaaattttaattattttgaaaatttacctTAAGTAatatctaaaaattataatccCAATTATCTTTTAGAATAAAAGGAACTTTTATAATCACAACTTAactgtttcaaaataaaaaagaaatacaacttaacaaaatttaacttttattttacgtaaaaccctcttttttttatacattcttaaatttttttaaaaggaaagagTTTAAACAGACACTACTCTTCTAaacctttaattattttaaattgaaacgagtataaaaaaagattgaagacattgctttttttttctttgaagaagACATTACTTGTTATAAaatacatttcttttgcatcacTTACCGTCTCTATTAACTAACGTCGTTTATGTTGAAGTGAAAGGTCCAAATAGCCCTTCATACTTAACCCAAAAACAGTATTATTGTCTCTGAAACTAGAAAACCCCAATTTTGCTCTGCTAGGGTTTTGACGGTGGTGGGTGGCTGCTGGTTCGAGTTTGACGGTGGTGTGTGAGTCGATCCTTCACCGTCTGCACCAATGTGGACCGTGACAAGACCACCATCACCGCCGCCCTAACCACGACCCTCGCCCTTTGACAACAGCTCCCCAAAAATCCATAAAACGGCGACGCCGTGCGACTCTCCCTCCCaaaatttgttactttttttgtGAGAGATTTGTTGGAAGTTAATcatcttaattcttaaattttggatttttgCAGTTTGAATTTCTtggtattttctttttgttcggATGATATAATGGGTTAAAATGTTTGAACGAATggatttaaatttgatatttggaATGAGAAGCAACAGAAAGCtttcttccaattttttatatgaaaattgaaGAAATCAGTAGCAAAAAATGGTAATTTTTGGGATGAAATTTCATTAGTCTTGTGAGATTCTACAGCAGAAGAGaagttgaaaatgaaagaaaaaagaaaagaaaaaaattattttatcaggaaaaaataaaaataaaaatgtattttaaaaataccagTTTATCCGGTTTCGTCTCTTGAATCACAGCcacaaatgttttatgaatataTCCTACGGTGAATTTTGGTGTCTCACCAGTGAGGGAAAAAAATTACTACTTCACCTTAGAATCCACCCTAGATTCACTCTTGGATTCATTcgttttgttaaaatataaccGCTTTCATATTCGATCTAACCTATTGCAACAGAGGAAGAAGTTTTCTTTGAATATGTAAAACAAGAAATGCGTGTCTGATAATCCGtttgtaagaagaaaaaaaaaacccaatagATTCACGTCAAGCAAAAGCTACAAAGAacaatttctatattttatttatttacaacatttatttatttttactaagaaTAGCTTCTATGTTTTTCTCAAATCTAATGAGAAAAAGAACAGTGAGACTTTAGATAGGCAACTGTATCCAAACCCAATAGAACTCAGTTGTGATGAGTTGATTTATGGATTATTTagattttaactaattaatgaaataaatacgGTACAAAGTTGTGAAGGGAGTTCTCTGATTTAGAGACAAGGTGGAGAGTTGTAGATTGAAGAAGTGtctcaaaatcatattaaagtTGTTACAAATCAGTTACTAGCCATAACAACTTATGATAGAGGTGTTGTTTGGGAGTTATCTGTTGTGGGCCTATATCTGATATCTATATATTAGCATAGTTAATATTGGGTGATGTGTAGAGGTGAGGGGTTTCActtaatgtaattatgagattgagaggGAAAAAAtctgagaaagaaaagagagatcAAGGTATGTGTGAAAATAGGATTTCTTGTTTTCTATTTCTCAACATGGGTGACAGAAGGACCAATGAGATCCTATTTTACAAGGCTTGATCTTGTTCTTCCATCTCATAGTGAATTGCTTTGCTACACATGTTCTCTTGTAGTTGGCTTCTTGACAATTTGCAGGTTTATCCActaacacaaacacacacacacacacatatatatatatataatctcttTTTTATCTCTCACTAGGTGTCTAAATATCTTTTTCCTACCAAGTCTACTTTTCATAGAGAAAATTGGTGAAAGAACAAAGGTTCACGGTTAAACTTACTCTAATACCTAGCCTCAAAATAGGGGTAAAAGACTTGCAAAGGTAATTTGGCTCAATTTTTCTGTtaattcttaaaagaaaaagtcaGACTAAACACAGttaaaaatgcttttaaaagtaaaagtatctttttttcaaatgaacaaaacccaaaaaataaaacttttaaaaaggaGCTTCTTCTTTTAAGACCAAGagaagctatatatatatatatataaagaccaAACActactaaatttgaaattgaacttCATGTTGATCTGAATTGACCTAACCCACATATATGAATGATTCTAAAGATCAACTTAGAAATACTAAAAGATTGGTTAAGCTTAAATAGTTGTCAGTTTTAACTTATGACTAGTAGAGAGTAGAGAATACACAAATAACCAACAACGAGTACAACACAATGAGATGATTGTAACAACATTCTACTACAAGAACTCTCTAGGATCAGTAACATAACCGGTCAATGCAGATGCAGCAGCTGTATAAGGGGAAGCCAAATAGATTTGACCTTCCTTGTGTCCCATTCGGCCCGGGAAGTTCCTGTTCGTAGTTGAAACACAAACCTGCACAACCAGCACGTAGGCAATGGAGTAAATTACTCAGACTCTCAATCTCATCATTTATGTAGAAAGCATATAAAAGCAACCATATGGCAGATGAACAACCATTCatcacataataaaaatataacagtGCTGCTTACTTGAACATTCAGAAGCACACATCTTTATAATCTACAAAGATCTATAGAACTACAAGATATAAAGATTGCATGTAATACTATTATATAAAGAGCACACTTCTCATGACcttctattttattaaataatcaccaagaaaattaaaataatgtttaactCTATAACTTTTTTAGGCTTCTTTATTGCTGTGTCAAATACAATTCTaagaaagattttaaaaataaggttTCGATGTTTATACATCAGGAAGTCTTTGAATTTTGAgggaatttttaattaagtcccTAAACTAAAACTTTGTAATTGGGTCCTTgatctttaatttttgtaaatgaGTTCTTGGGATTAGTTTACAGCAGCTTGAAACCACCAGAAAAACAACAATGTGTGTTGATTTTACTAATTTCAGAGGGatctaattacaaaaattgtaGAAGAACAAGGacctaattacatttttttagtttaaggacctaattaaaaatacCGAAATAGTTCAGGGATCTATTGATATATTGAATCTAAAAACAAAAGTACCCTTTTTAATGACTAAAAAGCAAAATATAGAAATCGGTTTTGATTGGATAAGCTTATCATTATCCCATTCAGCATACCATTATCAGCTGGGCAAGAGAAGCATTAAGAAGAGCACCACAACTCTTgttaattacaaagaaaaagttgTTTTCACGTGCTGATGATTTTCATCACTGAAAGGTTCAATCAATGTTCTTTAAATATAAACTACC
The genomic region above belongs to Glycine max cultivar Williams 82 chromosome 14, Glycine_max_v4.0, whole genome shotgun sequence and contains:
- the BZIP3 gene encoding putative bZIP domain class transcription factor — encoded protein: MEGVDQSNMNRNSCVFGSSSSSSSGGALRPPNRLNSNVMLINQMGVTENQKPYGIPPSHPNTNISPSSAYPQFFASQSQSNSVSQRLSSPNLSPASSHSRSLSQPSFFSLDSLPPLSPSPYKEPSFSDSISTDVSAEESLANSHAPLPNRGHALQLGHSLPPRKGHRRSSSDSPLGIADFIQSVPQSVSSKTWSDRENLASRGGNSGFEKPIQLVLKEPMKDMDCVDGFGGEPMVGRKEDDALDDLFSAYMNLDNIDGLNFSGMEDKDLDSRTSGSKTVESSDNEVESHAYGKVIGAQGAISRCSEERREGVKRSSNGDVAPGSRHRRSFSLDSSIGNFHIGDELPKLPPSQNRFGQHSPSSSIDGKTSETSMEFGNGEFSSEELKKIKENDKLAEIAMADPKRAKRILANRLSAARSKERKMRYISELELKVQTLQTETTTLSTQFTKLQMNNSELKSENNEYKLRIQALEQQSQLKDALNETLDAEVRRLRCTVAELGGESLLSSRMAQQLAISQQVFQLKEQQHPNQLRHVQVHNTHSQEQTQTQSQRHNGKATAY